TTGAAATCAACGAAAGCGGCCAGGTTTTTGCGAAAATCCAGAACCAGGTCAACATGCAGGAAGTCGGCCAGATTGAGCTGAGCACCTTCGTCAACCCGGCCGGTTTGGACGCGATTGGCGACAACCTGTTGCTGGAAACCGAAGCCTCTGGCGCGCCTGTGAACGGCAACCCGAACGAGGACAATTTCGGCAGCATTCGCCAAGGCATTCTCGAAAGCTCTAACGTCAACGTGGTTGAAGAAATCACCAACCTGATCAGCGCCCAGCGTGCGTATGAAATGAACTCCAAAGTTATTTCCGCAAGCGATGAGATGCTGAGCACCGTGGTTCAATTGCGCTAATTGATAAGGGATAGAACGATGAAACAGATCATTCTGACATCATTGGATATGGCGGCCCGCATTTCGGTGCTGGTTCTGGCTCTTGTTCTGGCGGCCTTTATTGCCGTGGCCGGCGCCCGCACGGCACACGCCGCTTCGCTGAAACCGGATGTGGTTTTGGAACAGGGTGTCCTCACCGTCGGTCATATTTTTGACAATGCCGGGCGCAACGCGGCCTATATCCTCGGTCCCGGCCCGGATGCGGGGGAAACGCTGACACTGAACGCATCGTCCCTGCTCCGCATCGCCATGGCGCTGGACCTGGATTGGCGTCCGGCCAGCCCGACCGACAAAATCACGGTCACCCGTGCCGCCACAATCATTCCGACCAGTGATATTGAATCCGCGCTGGAAGAAAAATTGGGCGAACAGGGCCTGACCGGCAATTTCTCTGCCTATATCAACGGGACAAGCCACGACATCATCCTGCCCGTGGATCAGGCCGCGACGGTTGAAATTGACGAAATGCGTTATGACCCGCGCACATCCACCTTTACGGCCACCGTTTACGCCCCGTCCCGTGAAAAATCCACGGTGAAACTGCCCGTATCCGGTCAGG
The genomic region above belongs to Micavibrio aeruginosavorus EPB and contains:
- the flgA gene encoding flagellar basal body P-ring formation chaperone FlgA, whose protein sequence is MKQIILTSLDMAARISVLVLALVLAAFIAVAGARTAHAASLKPDVVLEQGVLTVGHIFDNAGRNAAYILGPGPDAGETLTLNASSLLRIAMALDLDWRPASPTDKITVTRAATIIPTSDIESALEEKLGEQGLTGNFSAYINGTSHDIILPVDQAATVEIDEMRYDPRTSTFTATVYAPSREKSTVKLPVSGQVRQMVSVPVLKTALRNGDLIGMNDLDFIEMYVKDIGSDVITDTEKLINMTPRRVAIAGQPVRAMDIQRPELVSRGKNVTIIFKTGPMMLTATGRALQNGANGDLVRVTNLASNIQVDAVVTGSQEVTVTE